Below is a window of Streptomyces genisteinicus DNA.
TCACCGTCGCCGGCGCCACGCCGTGGCGCGACCGGTCCCGCAACGCCCGCCGGATAGGCGTGGTCTTCGGCCAGCGCAGCCAGCTCTGGTGGGACCTGCCGCTGCGCGACTCGCTCTGGCTGATCAGCCGCCTCTACGACGTGCCCGAGAAGCGGTTCCGCGAGAAGCAGCGGCAGTTCAGCGAGGTCCTCGGCCTCGGTCCCTTCCTCGACACGCCGGTCCGCCAGCTCTCCCTCGGCCAGCGGATGCGCGGCGACCTCGCCGCCGCGATGCTCTACGACCCCGACATCCTCTACCTCGACGAGCCGACCGTCGGGCTCGACGTCATCGCCAAGGAGCGGATACGCACCTTCGTCGGGGAACTGAACCGCGCATCGGGCACCACGGTCGTCCTGACCACCCACGACCTCGACGACGTCGAGGAGCTCTGCGACCGGATCATCCTCATCGACCACGGCAAGGTCGCCTACGACGGCGCGGTGGACGAGCTGAAGACCCGCTACGCCCCGCACCGCGAACTCGTCGTGCAGACCGACCGGCTGGAGAGCGTCGACGGCGCGGAGGTCGTCCGCCGGGAGGGCGGCAAGGTCTGGCTGCGCTTCGACCCCGCCCGCACACCGCCCGCCGATCTGGTGGCCGCGGTGCTCAGGGAGCACCGGGTGACCGATCTGTCGATCGTGGAACCCGAGCTGGAGAGCGTCATCCACCGGATCTACGCGGACCGCGGATGACCGCCCCGACGGCCCTCGCCACCGTGCCGCCCCCGCTCCCGCACCCGCCCCCGCCGCGGACCGGACCGCGGCTGCGGGCGCATCTCGCCTGCGCCCGCATGGAGTTCCGCAGCGCCCTCACCTACCGCACGTCCTACCTGTCGTCGTTCGTGATGATGCTCCTCCAGATCTGGCTGCTGACCGTGGTCTGGAAAGCCTTCTACGACGGCCGCGAGGAGGTGGACGGGCTCGGTCTCGCCACCATGACGGCGTACGCGACGCTGACGACGCTCCAGTACCAGCTCGTCAGCCCGTGGCGCTCCTCGCCCATCGACCAGCGGGTGCGGGAGGGCAAGGTCGCCGTGGATCTGCTGCGTCCCGTCGGCTTCCCCGGGCAGATGCTCGCCGGCCAGCTCGGCTGGGCCTCGGCCGCGGTCCCGGTCCTGGTGGTGGCGCTGCCGTTCGCGCTGCTGATCGGCGCCGGCCGGGCTCCCGCCTCGGTGGCCGCGGGCTTCGCCTACCCCGTGGCCCTGATCGGCGCGCTGCTCGTGAACCAGCTGCTCGGGCTGCTCCTCGGCATGGTCTCGTTCTGGACCCTGGAGGTCAGCGGCGCCCTCATGGCCTACCGCTTCGTCGCGCAGTTCTTCTCCGGCGCCCTGGTCCCGCTCTGGTTCATGCCCGGCCCGGTGAGAGCGGTCGCGGAGTGGCTGCCGTTCCAGGCCACCGCGTACACCCCGGCGGCCGTCTACCT
It encodes the following:
- a CDS encoding ABC transporter permease codes for the protein MTAPTALATVPPPLPHPPPPRTGPRLRAHLACARMEFRSALTYRTSYLSSFVMMLLQIWLLTVVWKAFYDGREEVDGLGLATMTAYATLTTLQYQLVSPWRSSPIDQRVREGKVAVDLLRPVGFPGQMLAGQLGWASAAVPVLVVALPFALLIGAGRAPASVAAGFAYPVALIGALLVNQLLGLLLGMVSFWTLEVSGALMAYRFVAQFFSGALVPLWFMPGPVRAVAEWLPFQATAYTPAAVYLGQVEGAGIAAALGVQLLWAAALGALAAFVWSRARRRVLSQGG
- a CDS encoding ABC transporter ATP-binding protein, encoding MPVIEVADLVKEFSRPTRQEGAFAGLRTLLTREQTVKRAVDGVSFEVGQGEMVGYLGPNGAGKSTTIKMLTGILVPTSGTVTVAGATPWRDRSRNARRIGVVFGQRSQLWWDLPLRDSLWLISRLYDVPEKRFREKQRQFSEVLGLGPFLDTPVRQLSLGQRMRGDLAAAMLYDPDILYLDEPTVGLDVIAKERIRTFVGELNRASGTTVVLTTHDLDDVEELCDRIILIDHGKVAYDGAVDELKTRYAPHRELVVQTDRLESVDGAEVVRREGGKVWLRFDPARTPPADLVAAVLREHRVTDLSIVEPELESVIHRIYADRG